In the genome of Ignavibacteriales bacterium, one region contains:
- a CDS encoding response regulator transcription factor: protein MAISVALVEDNHDLRMGTAFVLRSSPSFEVVGAFESAEELVDSFDDLRPDVVLMDIELPGMSGIEATAILKKDHPHVQIVMLSVYEDDENVFQAICAGACGYVSKPVMPAQVVDLVEQAFGGSSPMSPHIARKVLEMFKQHLPPPKADYNLTPRELEVLDLLIQGYDNKMIAEKLFLSTFTIRAHIRNIYEKLHVHTKSQAVAKALKERVVPKK, encoded by the coding sequence ATGGCAATATCAGTAGCATTGGTGGAAGATAATCACGACTTAAGGATGGGTACCGCGTTTGTACTCCGTTCTTCGCCGTCATTTGAAGTTGTTGGTGCATTTGAATCAGCAGAAGAATTAGTCGATTCATTTGATGATCTGCGTCCTGATGTGGTTCTTATGGATATTGAATTGCCGGGAATGTCAGGTATAGAAGCAACCGCTATTTTGAAAAAAGATCATCCGCATGTACAAATAGTTATGCTTTCAGTTTATGAAGATGATGAAAATGTTTTCCAGGCAATTTGTGCCGGAGCCTGCGGTTATGTATCAAAACCTGTTATGCCTGCACAGGTAGTTGACCTTGTAGAGCAGGCGTTTGGCGGTTCATCACCAATGTCCCCGCACATTGCGCGAAAAGTTTTGGAGATGTTTAAACAACATCTTCCTCCGCCAAAAGCCGATTACAATCTTACTCCGCGTGAACTTGAAGTGCTTGACCTTTTGATACAAGGTTACGACAATAAAATGATCGCTGAAAAATTATTCCTCAGTACGTTTACAATCCGCGCACACATAAGAAATATTTATGAGAAACTTCACGTTCACACAAAATCACAGGCTGTTGCAAAAGCTTTGAAGGAACGTGTTGTACCCAAGAAATAA